The Oncorhynchus tshawytscha isolate Ot180627B linkage group LG08, Otsh_v2.0, whole genome shotgun sequence genome window below encodes:
- the msh4 gene encoding mutS protein homolog 4 isoform X2, whose amino-acid sequence MLRSSTEELTPGNTTDSGRSSVLSPLDHRGGQSGPVSLGRGTTSAGLLTRVIHSFRGGRTSSSVPPSSGSSFCGTPRLMGGTPRLGRTPGLAGALGIHPAWTPQTEPSVTTSCSSVTSTTAASVIVAVVEGRGLARGEIGMASINLKCPELVLYQFADTGTYAKVITKLHILVPLEILMPDTASEKGKGTKLYSLITENFQSVAFTAIQRKYFNERKGLEYIQQLSAPEYSTVIMEVQAKYYCLAAAAALLKYFEFIQNSIYAPKSLKVSFKGSEHTAMIDSASATNLELVVNNRDHRSEHTLLGVLNYTKTPGGGRRLRSNILEPLLDVDTINIRLDTIQELLQDEELFFGLKNAIGHFLDIDQLLSVLVQIPKQETVQVAESKITHVIQLKHTLELVPPLRMVLKNCNTALLKAYSSSLEDNRFDMILEQIKSVINDDTSYMKGSLNMRTQKCYAVRPNINEFLDIARRAYTEIVDDIAGLVDQVGEKYGLPIRTSFSTARGFFIQMKLEGVALPDGELPADFIKVTKHKNNYSFTTADLMKMNDRCDEALREIFHMSYVVVCQLLNTVHEHIHCLYKLSDAVSMLDMLLSLANACTISDYVRPEFTDTLAIKQGRHPILERIVGQQPVSNNSYISEGSNFVIITGPNMSGKSTYLKQVALCQIMAQIGSFVPAEYASFRIADQIFTRIGVDDDFETNSSTFMVEMKEVSYLIHNVSDRSLIIIDELGRGTSAEEGVGICHSVCEFLLSLRAFTLFATHFLELCELETLYPNVENQHMEVQHTRTGDTGTERVIYTFLLSRGSSEERNYGLRAAEMTALPSTIIQEAKAISSKVSQQLLAKHHSDPETQRQRAVYHLATRLLQTARNSRLDPDSLRIYLKGLKRHYEAELQVIGEPVSMETEEE is encoded by the exons TGATTCACAGCTTCAGAGGGGGAAGGACAAGTTCATCTGTCCCACCATCCAGTGGCTCCTCATTCTGTGGGACCCCCAGACTCATGGGGGGGACCCCCAGACTTGGGAGGACCCCAGGCTTAGCTGGGGCTCTAGGCATACACCCTGCATGGACGCCACAGACTGAACCCTCTG TGACCACTAGCTGCTCCTCTGTGACATCGACCACTGCTGCCTCTGTGATTGTGGCGGTGGTAGAAGGGCGTGGGTTGGCCAGGGGGGAGATTGGCATGGCCAGTATCAACCTGAAATGCCCAGAGCTGGTCCTCTATCAGTTTGCAGACACTGGGACCTATGCCAAG GTTATCACCAAGCTTCACATCCTGGTGCCACTCGAGATACTGATGCCAGACACTGCCAGTGAGAAAGGCAAAGGGACCAAGCTATACAGCCTAATCACAGAAAACTTTCAG TCAGTAGCTTTCACTGCAATCCAGAGAAAGTACTTCAATGAGAGAAAAGGGCTGGAATACATCCAGCAACTGTCTGCACCAGAGTACAGCACTGTTATTATGGAGGTGCAAGCTAA ATACTATTGCCTGGCAGCTGCGGCTGCTTTACTGAAATACTTTGAGTTCATTCAGAACTCCATTTATGCACCAAAGTCACTGAAAGTAAGCTTCAAAGGGAGTGAGCATACTGCCATGATCGACTCAGCGTCTGCCACTAACCTGGAGCTGGTTGTCAACAACAGGGACCACAG GAGTGAACATACCCTGTTAGGGGTTCTGAACTACACAAAAACCCCTGGTGGGGGAAGGAGGCTGCGCTCTAACATTCTAGAGCCCTTGCTGGATGTCGATACCATAAACATACGTCTAGACACCATTCAAGAGCTGTTACAGGATGAGGAGCTCTTCTTTGGCTTAAAGAATG CCATTGGACATTTTCTGGATATAGACCAACTGCTCTCTGTTCTTGTCCAGATCCCCAAGCAGGAAACG GTTCAAGTTGCAGAGTCAAAGATTACACATGTGATTCAGCTGAAGCATACTCTGGAGTTGGTACCACCACTGAGG ATGGTGCTGAAGAACTGTAACACTGCTCTGCTGAAGGCTTACAGCAGCTCACTGGAGGACAACAG GTTTGACATGATCCTGGAGCAGATCAAGTCAGTGATTAATGATGACACCAGCTACATGAAGGGGAGCCTCAACATGCGCACACAGAAGTGCTACGCTGTGCGCCCCAACATCAACGAGTTCCTGGACATTGCCCGGCGAGCCTACACTGAGATTGTGGATGACATTGCAG GGCTGGTTGACCAGGTGGGGGAGAAGTATGGCTTGCCGATACGCACCAGCTTCAGCACAGCTCGAGGCTTCTTCATCCAGATGAAACTGGAGGGGGTAGCTTTACCTGATGGGGAACTCCCAGCTGACTTCATCAAG GTGACGAAGCACAAGAACAACTACAGCTTCACCACAGCAGACCTGATGAAGATGAATGATCGCTGTGATGAGGCCCTGAGGGAAATATTTCACATGTCCTATGT GGTGGTGTGTCAGCTGCTGAATACAGTTCATGAGCATATCCACTGTCTTTACAAACTGTCCGATGCTGTGTCCATGCTAGACATGCTGCTGTCACTAGCCAATGCATGCACCATCTCAGACTATG TGCGTCCTGAGTTCACAGACACACTGGCCATCAAGCAGGGTCGTCACCCCATTCTGGAGCGCATCGTTGGCCAGCAGCCCGTGTCCAACAACAGCTACATCTCTGAGGGCAGCAACTTTGTCATCATCACTGGGCCCAACATGAGCGGCAAGTCCACCTACCTCAAACAGGTGGCGCTGTGCCAGATCATGGCTCAGATAG GCTCCTTTGTCCCTGCTGAGTATGCCTCCTTCCGCATTGCTGACCAGATTTTCACCAGAATCGGGGTGGATGATGACTTTGAGACCAACTCCTCAACCTTTATGGTGGAAATGAAGGAG GTCTCATATTTAATCCATAATGTGAGTGATAGGTCTCTCATTATCATAGACGAGCTTGGGCGTGGTACTAGTGCTGAGGAGGGTGTCGGcatctgtcactctgtctgcgAATTCCTCCTTAGCCTCAGG GCGTTCACGCTGTTCGCCACACACTTCCTGGAACTATGTGAGTTGGAGACATTGTACCCCAATGTGGAAAACCAGCACATGGAGGTTCAGCACACCCGCACTGGTGACACGGGTACAGAGCGTGTCATCTATACCTTCCTGCTGAGCCGTGGAAGCTCTGAGGAAAGAAACTATG GTCTGAGGGCTGCGGAGATGACTGCACTGCCTTCAACCATAATCCAAGAAGCAAAGGCGATTAGCTCTAAAGTCAGCCAACAGCTCTTG GCCAAACACCACAGTGATCCGGAAACGCAACGGCAGAGAGCAGTGTACCACCTGGCCACTCGGCTCCTGCAGACAGCCAGGAACTCAAGGCTGGACCCTGACAGCCTACGCATCTATCTGAAGGGCCTGAAGAGACACTATGAAGCAGAGCTGCAGGTCATAGGAGAGCCTGTGTCcatggagacagaggaagaatgA
- the msh4 gene encoding mutS protein homolog 4 isoform X4 yields the protein MLRSSTEELTPGNTTDSGRSSVLSPLDHRGGQSGPVSLGRGTTSAGLLTRVIHSFRGGRTSSSVPPSSGSSFCGTPRLMGGTPRLGRTPGLAGALGIHPAWTPQTEPSVTTSCSSVTSTTAASVIVAVVEGRGLARGEIGMASINLKCPELVLYQFADTGTYAKVITKLHILVPLEILMPDTASEKGKGTKLYSLITENFQSVAFTAIQRKYFNERKGLEYIQQLSAPEYSTVIMEVQAKYYCLAAAAALLKYFEFIQNSIYAPKSLKVSFKGSEHTAMIDSASATNLELVVNNRDHRSEHTLLGVLNYTKTPGGGRRLRSNILEPLLDVDTINIRLDTIQELLQDEELFFGLKNAIGHFLDIDQLLSVLVQIPKQETVQVAESKITHVIQLKHTLELVPPLRMVLKNCNTALLKAYSSSLEDNRFDMILEQIKSVINDDTSYMKGSLNMRTQKCYAVRPNINEFLDIARRAYTEIVDDIAGLVDQVGEKYGLPIRTSFSTARGFFIQMKLEGVALPDGELPADFIKVTKHKNNYSFTTADLMKMNDRCDEALREIFHMSYVVVCQLLNTVHEHIHCLYKLSDAVSMLDMLLSLANACTISDYVRPEFTDTLAIKQGRHPILERIVGQQPVSNNSYISEGSNFVIITGPNMSGKSTYLKQVALCQIMAQIGSFVPAEYASFRIADQIFTRIGVDDDFETNSSTFMVEMKEVSYLIHNVSDRSLIIIDELGRGTSAEEGVGICHSVCEFLLSLRLFTCWSQAFTLFATHFLELCELETLYPNVENQHMEVQHTRTGDTGTERVIYTFLLSRGSSEERNYGQTPQ from the exons TGATTCACAGCTTCAGAGGGGGAAGGACAAGTTCATCTGTCCCACCATCCAGTGGCTCCTCATTCTGTGGGACCCCCAGACTCATGGGGGGGACCCCCAGACTTGGGAGGACCCCAGGCTTAGCTGGGGCTCTAGGCATACACCCTGCATGGACGCCACAGACTGAACCCTCTG TGACCACTAGCTGCTCCTCTGTGACATCGACCACTGCTGCCTCTGTGATTGTGGCGGTGGTAGAAGGGCGTGGGTTGGCCAGGGGGGAGATTGGCATGGCCAGTATCAACCTGAAATGCCCAGAGCTGGTCCTCTATCAGTTTGCAGACACTGGGACCTATGCCAAG GTTATCACCAAGCTTCACATCCTGGTGCCACTCGAGATACTGATGCCAGACACTGCCAGTGAGAAAGGCAAAGGGACCAAGCTATACAGCCTAATCACAGAAAACTTTCAG TCAGTAGCTTTCACTGCAATCCAGAGAAAGTACTTCAATGAGAGAAAAGGGCTGGAATACATCCAGCAACTGTCTGCACCAGAGTACAGCACTGTTATTATGGAGGTGCAAGCTAA ATACTATTGCCTGGCAGCTGCGGCTGCTTTACTGAAATACTTTGAGTTCATTCAGAACTCCATTTATGCACCAAAGTCACTGAAAGTAAGCTTCAAAGGGAGTGAGCATACTGCCATGATCGACTCAGCGTCTGCCACTAACCTGGAGCTGGTTGTCAACAACAGGGACCACAG GAGTGAACATACCCTGTTAGGGGTTCTGAACTACACAAAAACCCCTGGTGGGGGAAGGAGGCTGCGCTCTAACATTCTAGAGCCCTTGCTGGATGTCGATACCATAAACATACGTCTAGACACCATTCAAGAGCTGTTACAGGATGAGGAGCTCTTCTTTGGCTTAAAGAATG CCATTGGACATTTTCTGGATATAGACCAACTGCTCTCTGTTCTTGTCCAGATCCCCAAGCAGGAAACG GTTCAAGTTGCAGAGTCAAAGATTACACATGTGATTCAGCTGAAGCATACTCTGGAGTTGGTACCACCACTGAGG ATGGTGCTGAAGAACTGTAACACTGCTCTGCTGAAGGCTTACAGCAGCTCACTGGAGGACAACAG GTTTGACATGATCCTGGAGCAGATCAAGTCAGTGATTAATGATGACACCAGCTACATGAAGGGGAGCCTCAACATGCGCACACAGAAGTGCTACGCTGTGCGCCCCAACATCAACGAGTTCCTGGACATTGCCCGGCGAGCCTACACTGAGATTGTGGATGACATTGCAG GGCTGGTTGACCAGGTGGGGGAGAAGTATGGCTTGCCGATACGCACCAGCTTCAGCACAGCTCGAGGCTTCTTCATCCAGATGAAACTGGAGGGGGTAGCTTTACCTGATGGGGAACTCCCAGCTGACTTCATCAAG GTGACGAAGCACAAGAACAACTACAGCTTCACCACAGCAGACCTGATGAAGATGAATGATCGCTGTGATGAGGCCCTGAGGGAAATATTTCACATGTCCTATGT GGTGGTGTGTCAGCTGCTGAATACAGTTCATGAGCATATCCACTGTCTTTACAAACTGTCCGATGCTGTGTCCATGCTAGACATGCTGCTGTCACTAGCCAATGCATGCACCATCTCAGACTATG TGCGTCCTGAGTTCACAGACACACTGGCCATCAAGCAGGGTCGTCACCCCATTCTGGAGCGCATCGTTGGCCAGCAGCCCGTGTCCAACAACAGCTACATCTCTGAGGGCAGCAACTTTGTCATCATCACTGGGCCCAACATGAGCGGCAAGTCCACCTACCTCAAACAGGTGGCGCTGTGCCAGATCATGGCTCAGATAG GCTCCTTTGTCCCTGCTGAGTATGCCTCCTTCCGCATTGCTGACCAGATTTTCACCAGAATCGGGGTGGATGATGACTTTGAGACCAACTCCTCAACCTTTATGGTGGAAATGAAGGAG GTCTCATATTTAATCCATAATGTGAGTGATAGGTCTCTCATTATCATAGACGAGCTTGGGCGTGGTACTAGTGCTGAGGAGGGTGTCGGcatctgtcactctgtctgcgAATTCCTCCTTAGCCTCAGG CTGTTTACCTGCTGGTCCCAGGCGTTCACGCTGTTCGCCACACACTTCCTGGAACTATGTGAGTTGGAGACATTGTACCCCAATGTGGAAAACCAGCACATGGAGGTTCAGCACACCCGCACTGGTGACACGGGTACAGAGCGTGTCATCTATACCTTCCTGCTGAGCCGTGGAAGCTCTGAGGAAAGAAACTATG GCCAAACACCACAGTGA
- the msh4 gene encoding mutS protein homolog 4 isoform X5, with protein sequence MLRSSTEELTPGNTTDSGRSSVLSPLDHRGGQSGPVSLGRGTTSAGLLTRVIHSFRGGRTSSSVPPSSGSSFCGTPRLMGGTPRLGRTPGLAGALGIHPAWTPQTEPSVTTSCSSVTSTTAASVIVAVVEGRGLARGEIGMASINLKCPELVLYQFADTGTYAKVITKLHILVPLEILMPDTASEKGKGTKLYSLITENFQSVAFTAIQRKYFNERKGLEYIQQLSAPEYSTVIMEVQAKYYCLAAAAALLKYFEFIQNSIYAPKSLKVSFKGSEHTAMIDSASATNLELVVNNRDHRSEHTLLGVLNYTKTPGGGRRLRSNILEPLLDVDTINIRLDTIQELLQDEELFFGLKNAIGHFLDIDQLLSVLVQIPKQETVQVAESKITHVIQLKHTLELVPPLRMVLKNCNTALLKAYSSSLEDNRFDMILEQIKSVINDDTSYMKGSLNMRTQKCYAVRPNINEFLDIARRAYTEIVDDIAGLVDQVGEKYGLPIRTSFSTARGFFIQMKLEGVALPDGELPADFIKVTKHKNNYSFTTADLMKMNDRCDEALREIFHMSYVVVCQLLNTVHEHIHCLYKLSDAVSMLDMLLSLANACTISDYVRPEFTDTLAIKQGRHPILERIVGQQPVSNNSYISEGSNFVIITGPNMSGKSTYLKQVALCQIMAQIGSFVPAEYASFRIADQIFTRIGVDDDFETNSSTFMVEMKEVSYLIHNVSDRSLIIIDELGRGTSAEEGVGICHSVCEFLLSLRFTIYHKINVCSAVYLLVPGVHAVRHTLPGTM encoded by the exons TGATTCACAGCTTCAGAGGGGGAAGGACAAGTTCATCTGTCCCACCATCCAGTGGCTCCTCATTCTGTGGGACCCCCAGACTCATGGGGGGGACCCCCAGACTTGGGAGGACCCCAGGCTTAGCTGGGGCTCTAGGCATACACCCTGCATGGACGCCACAGACTGAACCCTCTG TGACCACTAGCTGCTCCTCTGTGACATCGACCACTGCTGCCTCTGTGATTGTGGCGGTGGTAGAAGGGCGTGGGTTGGCCAGGGGGGAGATTGGCATGGCCAGTATCAACCTGAAATGCCCAGAGCTGGTCCTCTATCAGTTTGCAGACACTGGGACCTATGCCAAG GTTATCACCAAGCTTCACATCCTGGTGCCACTCGAGATACTGATGCCAGACACTGCCAGTGAGAAAGGCAAAGGGACCAAGCTATACAGCCTAATCACAGAAAACTTTCAG TCAGTAGCTTTCACTGCAATCCAGAGAAAGTACTTCAATGAGAGAAAAGGGCTGGAATACATCCAGCAACTGTCTGCACCAGAGTACAGCACTGTTATTATGGAGGTGCAAGCTAA ATACTATTGCCTGGCAGCTGCGGCTGCTTTACTGAAATACTTTGAGTTCATTCAGAACTCCATTTATGCACCAAAGTCACTGAAAGTAAGCTTCAAAGGGAGTGAGCATACTGCCATGATCGACTCAGCGTCTGCCACTAACCTGGAGCTGGTTGTCAACAACAGGGACCACAG GAGTGAACATACCCTGTTAGGGGTTCTGAACTACACAAAAACCCCTGGTGGGGGAAGGAGGCTGCGCTCTAACATTCTAGAGCCCTTGCTGGATGTCGATACCATAAACATACGTCTAGACACCATTCAAGAGCTGTTACAGGATGAGGAGCTCTTCTTTGGCTTAAAGAATG CCATTGGACATTTTCTGGATATAGACCAACTGCTCTCTGTTCTTGTCCAGATCCCCAAGCAGGAAACG GTTCAAGTTGCAGAGTCAAAGATTACACATGTGATTCAGCTGAAGCATACTCTGGAGTTGGTACCACCACTGAGG ATGGTGCTGAAGAACTGTAACACTGCTCTGCTGAAGGCTTACAGCAGCTCACTGGAGGACAACAG GTTTGACATGATCCTGGAGCAGATCAAGTCAGTGATTAATGATGACACCAGCTACATGAAGGGGAGCCTCAACATGCGCACACAGAAGTGCTACGCTGTGCGCCCCAACATCAACGAGTTCCTGGACATTGCCCGGCGAGCCTACACTGAGATTGTGGATGACATTGCAG GGCTGGTTGACCAGGTGGGGGAGAAGTATGGCTTGCCGATACGCACCAGCTTCAGCACAGCTCGAGGCTTCTTCATCCAGATGAAACTGGAGGGGGTAGCTTTACCTGATGGGGAACTCCCAGCTGACTTCATCAAG GTGACGAAGCACAAGAACAACTACAGCTTCACCACAGCAGACCTGATGAAGATGAATGATCGCTGTGATGAGGCCCTGAGGGAAATATTTCACATGTCCTATGT GGTGGTGTGTCAGCTGCTGAATACAGTTCATGAGCATATCCACTGTCTTTACAAACTGTCCGATGCTGTGTCCATGCTAGACATGCTGCTGTCACTAGCCAATGCATGCACCATCTCAGACTATG TGCGTCCTGAGTTCACAGACACACTGGCCATCAAGCAGGGTCGTCACCCCATTCTGGAGCGCATCGTTGGCCAGCAGCCCGTGTCCAACAACAGCTACATCTCTGAGGGCAGCAACTTTGTCATCATCACTGGGCCCAACATGAGCGGCAAGTCCACCTACCTCAAACAGGTGGCGCTGTGCCAGATCATGGCTCAGATAG GCTCCTTTGTCCCTGCTGAGTATGCCTCCTTCCGCATTGCTGACCAGATTTTCACCAGAATCGGGGTGGATGATGACTTTGAGACCAACTCCTCAACCTTTATGGTGGAAATGAAGGAG GTCTCATATTTAATCCATAATGTGAGTGATAGGTCTCTCATTATCATAGACGAGCTTGGGCGTGGTACTAGTGCTGAGGAGGGTGTCGGcatctgtcactctgtctgcgAATTCCTCCTTAGCCTCAGG TTCACAATCTATCATAAGATAAATGTGTGCTCAGCTGTTTACCTGCTGGTCCCAGGCGTTCACGCTGTTCGCCACACACTTCCTGGAACTATGTGA
- the msh4 gene encoding mutS protein homolog 4 isoform X3: MLRSSTEELTPGNTTDSGRSSVLSPLDHRGGQSGPVSLGRGTTSAGLLTRVIHSFRGGRTSSSVPPSSGSSFCGTPRLMGGTPRLGRTPGLAGALGIHPAWTPQTEPSVTTSCSSVTSTTAASVIVAVVEGRGLARGEIGMASINLKCPELVLYQFADTGTYAKVITKLHILVPLEILMPDTASEKGKGTKLYSLITENFQSVAFTAIQRKYFNERKGLEYIQQLSAPEYSTVIMEVQAKYYCLAAAAALLKYFEFIQNSIYAPKSLKVSFKGSEHTAMIDSASATNLELVVNNRDHRSEHTLLGVLNYTKTPGGGRRLRSNILEPLLDVDTINIRLDTIQELLQDEELFFGLKNAIGHFLDIDQLLSVLVQIPKQETVQVAESKITHVIQLKHTLELVPPLRMVLKNCNTALLKAYSSSLEDNRFDMILEQIKSVINDDTSYMKGSLNMRTQKCYAVRPNINEFLDIARRAYTEIVDDIAGLVDQVGEKYGLPIRTSFSTARGFFIQMKLEGVALPDGELPADFIKVTKHKNNYSFTTADLMKMNDRCDEALREIFHMSYVVVCQLLNTVHEHIHCLYKLSDAVSMLDMLLSLANACTISDYVRPEFTDTLAIKQGRHPILERIVGQQPVSNNSYISEGSNFVIITGPNMSGKSTYLKQVALCQIMAQIGSFVPAEYASFRIADQIFTRIGVDDDFETNSSTFMVEMKEVSYLIHNVSDRSLIIIDELGRGTSAEEGVGICHSVCEFLLSLRLFTCWSQAFTLFATHFLELCELETLYPNVENQHMEVQHTRTGDTGTERVIYTFLLSRGSSEERNYGLRAAEMTALPSTIIQEAKAISSKVSQQLLVCFSSRPCFWPNTTVIRKRNGREQCTTWPLGSCRQPGTQGWTLTAYASI; the protein is encoded by the exons TGATTCACAGCTTCAGAGGGGGAAGGACAAGTTCATCTGTCCCACCATCCAGTGGCTCCTCATTCTGTGGGACCCCCAGACTCATGGGGGGGACCCCCAGACTTGGGAGGACCCCAGGCTTAGCTGGGGCTCTAGGCATACACCCTGCATGGACGCCACAGACTGAACCCTCTG TGACCACTAGCTGCTCCTCTGTGACATCGACCACTGCTGCCTCTGTGATTGTGGCGGTGGTAGAAGGGCGTGGGTTGGCCAGGGGGGAGATTGGCATGGCCAGTATCAACCTGAAATGCCCAGAGCTGGTCCTCTATCAGTTTGCAGACACTGGGACCTATGCCAAG GTTATCACCAAGCTTCACATCCTGGTGCCACTCGAGATACTGATGCCAGACACTGCCAGTGAGAAAGGCAAAGGGACCAAGCTATACAGCCTAATCACAGAAAACTTTCAG TCAGTAGCTTTCACTGCAATCCAGAGAAAGTACTTCAATGAGAGAAAAGGGCTGGAATACATCCAGCAACTGTCTGCACCAGAGTACAGCACTGTTATTATGGAGGTGCAAGCTAA ATACTATTGCCTGGCAGCTGCGGCTGCTTTACTGAAATACTTTGAGTTCATTCAGAACTCCATTTATGCACCAAAGTCACTGAAAGTAAGCTTCAAAGGGAGTGAGCATACTGCCATGATCGACTCAGCGTCTGCCACTAACCTGGAGCTGGTTGTCAACAACAGGGACCACAG GAGTGAACATACCCTGTTAGGGGTTCTGAACTACACAAAAACCCCTGGTGGGGGAAGGAGGCTGCGCTCTAACATTCTAGAGCCCTTGCTGGATGTCGATACCATAAACATACGTCTAGACACCATTCAAGAGCTGTTACAGGATGAGGAGCTCTTCTTTGGCTTAAAGAATG CCATTGGACATTTTCTGGATATAGACCAACTGCTCTCTGTTCTTGTCCAGATCCCCAAGCAGGAAACG GTTCAAGTTGCAGAGTCAAAGATTACACATGTGATTCAGCTGAAGCATACTCTGGAGTTGGTACCACCACTGAGG ATGGTGCTGAAGAACTGTAACACTGCTCTGCTGAAGGCTTACAGCAGCTCACTGGAGGACAACAG GTTTGACATGATCCTGGAGCAGATCAAGTCAGTGATTAATGATGACACCAGCTACATGAAGGGGAGCCTCAACATGCGCACACAGAAGTGCTACGCTGTGCGCCCCAACATCAACGAGTTCCTGGACATTGCCCGGCGAGCCTACACTGAGATTGTGGATGACATTGCAG GGCTGGTTGACCAGGTGGGGGAGAAGTATGGCTTGCCGATACGCACCAGCTTCAGCACAGCTCGAGGCTTCTTCATCCAGATGAAACTGGAGGGGGTAGCTTTACCTGATGGGGAACTCCCAGCTGACTTCATCAAG GTGACGAAGCACAAGAACAACTACAGCTTCACCACAGCAGACCTGATGAAGATGAATGATCGCTGTGATGAGGCCCTGAGGGAAATATTTCACATGTCCTATGT GGTGGTGTGTCAGCTGCTGAATACAGTTCATGAGCATATCCACTGTCTTTACAAACTGTCCGATGCTGTGTCCATGCTAGACATGCTGCTGTCACTAGCCAATGCATGCACCATCTCAGACTATG TGCGTCCTGAGTTCACAGACACACTGGCCATCAAGCAGGGTCGTCACCCCATTCTGGAGCGCATCGTTGGCCAGCAGCCCGTGTCCAACAACAGCTACATCTCTGAGGGCAGCAACTTTGTCATCATCACTGGGCCCAACATGAGCGGCAAGTCCACCTACCTCAAACAGGTGGCGCTGTGCCAGATCATGGCTCAGATAG GCTCCTTTGTCCCTGCTGAGTATGCCTCCTTCCGCATTGCTGACCAGATTTTCACCAGAATCGGGGTGGATGATGACTTTGAGACCAACTCCTCAACCTTTATGGTGGAAATGAAGGAG GTCTCATATTTAATCCATAATGTGAGTGATAGGTCTCTCATTATCATAGACGAGCTTGGGCGTGGTACTAGTGCTGAGGAGGGTGTCGGcatctgtcactctgtctgcgAATTCCTCCTTAGCCTCAGG CTGTTTACCTGCTGGTCCCAGGCGTTCACGCTGTTCGCCACACACTTCCTGGAACTATGTGAGTTGGAGACATTGTACCCCAATGTGGAAAACCAGCACATGGAGGTTCAGCACACCCGCACTGGTGACACGGGTACAGAGCGTGTCATCTATACCTTCCTGCTGAGCCGTGGAAGCTCTGAGGAAAGAAACTATG GTCTGAGGGCTGCGGAGATGACTGCACTGCCTTCAACCATAATCCAAGAAGCAAAGGCGATTAGCTCTAAAGTCAGCCAACAGCTCTTGGTATGCTTTTCCAGTAGGCCATGCTTTTG GCCAAACACCACAGTGATCCGGAAACGCAACGGCAGAGAGCAGTGTACCACCTGGCCACTCGGCTCCTGCAGACAGCCAGGAACTCAAGGCTGGACCCTGACAGCCTACGCATCTATCTGA